A genome region from Magnetovibrio sp. PR-2 includes the following:
- a CDS encoding response regulator, producing MMATILLVEDNELNRDMLSRRLERLGYTINLATDGQEGVDAVRNNPPDLVLMDINMPVMDGWEAVRVLKSDPDTQRLPVIALTAHAMASDRDKAEKSGFDDYATKPVDFPALVKMIETWLNMADE from the coding sequence ATGATGGCGACAATCCTTCTTGTTGAAGACAACGAACTGAACCGCGACATGCTGTCGCGGCGTTTAGAGCGTCTGGGCTATACCATCAATTTGGCAACCGACGGCCAAGAAGGTGTGGATGCGGTGCGTAACAATCCACCCGATCTGGTTCTCATGGACATCAACATGCCCGTGATGGACGGCTGGGAAGCGGTGCGGGTTCTCAAGTCTGACCCGGACACTCAGCGCTTGCCCGTTATTGCCCTCACCGCCCACGCCATGGCCTCGGACCGTGATAAAGCGGAAAAATCCGGCTTTGACGATTACGCCACAAAACCTGTGGATTTTCCGGCTCTGGTGAAAATGATCGAAACATGGCTTAATATGGCAGACGAATAG
- a CDS encoding EAL domain-containing response regulator, producing MSEQNQSDPPKAHILVVDDNDMNRDLLVRRLERKSFTTESADGGHAALGKVGSTDFDLVLLDINMPDLDGISVLSKIRETKDAADLPIIMVSARDASEHIAEAINAGANDYITKPIDFPVAFARINTQLDVHHAQKRLRESEERYALAFRGANDGLWDWNLKTGQVYYSERWKEMLGFDANESLETPENWFDVVHPDELDGLKNAIEEHMLGQSEALKHEYRALHTDGTFRWILTRGVASRSDDGQAERISGSQTDVTQSKVYDPITSIPNKFLFMDRLEWLLDKDRRKRQGRYAVFLIHIDRMEEMRHTLGPVASEDVVITLAHRLMDSLRAEDSLSRMFESEATTVSRHDNADFAILAEGCRDETTAPKLAERFRQIIGNPMEINGENMVFTASTGIVAGAMDEGLEAPDVIAHASAALARAQRKGPGNYELFDKHMQHRAIKRLKMETDLRRAVADGELALHYQPIVRLSDGAIAGCEALARWRHPERGNIPPAEFIPLAEETGLIDVIGDWVLEEACVQHQRWGENRGAEDPINLSVNFSLLQMQRDGVEDRVLNILNRTKMDPNNLKIEITESIFMEDMDRINSILTNLNNEGIGIAIDDFGTGYSSLQYLTKLPITHLKIDRSFVGDVSSDVAAQAIVQSTLLMAQSLGIQVVAEGIETIDQEALLKVLKAEYGQGYHFWRPITGDEFADLVNK from the coding sequence ATGTCCGAACAAAACCAATCCGATCCGCCCAAAGCACACATTCTTGTCGTTGATGATAACGACATGAACCGTGACCTTTTGGTGCGGCGTTTAGAACGTAAAAGCTTTACCACCGAAAGCGCAGATGGTGGTCACGCAGCCCTGGGAAAGGTTGGCAGTACGGACTTTGATTTGGTGCTGCTGGACATCAACATGCCGGACTTAGACGGCATCTCTGTCCTGTCGAAAATTCGCGAAACCAAGGATGCGGCGGATCTGCCCATCATTATGGTCAGCGCACGCGATGCCAGCGAACATATTGCCGAAGCCATCAACGCGGGCGCGAACGACTACATCACCAAGCCCATAGACTTCCCTGTCGCCTTTGCCCGCATCAACACCCAGCTTGACGTGCACCATGCGCAAAAGCGCCTGCGCGAAAGTGAAGAACGCTATGCCTTGGCCTTTCGTGGTGCCAACGATGGCCTGTGGGATTGGAACCTCAAAACCGGACAAGTCTATTATTCCGAACGCTGGAAAGAAATGTTGGGTTTCGATGCAAACGAAAGCTTAGAAACCCCCGAAAACTGGTTTGATGTGGTTCACCCGGATGAATTGGACGGGCTGAAAAACGCCATAGAAGAACATATGCTGGGCCAGAGCGAAGCGCTCAAACACGAATACCGCGCGCTGCACACGGATGGAACCTTTCGTTGGATTTTAACCCGGGGGGTTGCCTCCCGGTCTGACGACGGCCAAGCCGAACGCATTTCCGGCTCGCAGACCGACGTCACCCAGTCCAAGGTCTACGACCCCATCACATCAATCCCCAACAAGTTCTTGTTTATGGATCGGCTGGAATGGCTGTTGGACAAAGACCGGCGCAAACGCCAAGGGCGCTATGCCGTTTTCTTGATCCACATCGACCGCATGGAAGAAATGCGCCACACCTTAGGCCCCGTTGCCAGTGAAGACGTCGTCATCACGTTGGCCCACCGCCTGATGGACAGTTTGCGTGCCGAAGACAGCTTATCGCGCATGTTTGAATCCGAAGCCACCACCGTCAGCCGCCACGACAATGCAGACTTCGCCATTTTGGCCGAAGGGTGCCGCGATGAAACCACCGCGCCCAAACTCGCCGAACGCTTCCGCCAAATCATCGGCAATCCCATGGAAATCAACGGCGAAAACATGGTCTTCACCGCATCAACCGGGATTGTCGCGGGTGCCATGGACGAAGGCCTGGAAGCCCCAGACGTCATCGCGCACGCCTCTGCCGCCCTGGCCCGCGCCCAACGCAAAGGCCCCGGCAATTACGAGCTGTTCGACAAACACATGCAACACCGCGCGATCAAGCGGCTCAAAATGGAAACCGATTTGCGCCGGGCTGTGGCCGACGGCGAATTGGCGCTGCACTACCAGCCCATCGTGCGTTTGAGCGACGGGGCCATTGCCGGCTGTGAAGCGTTGGCGCGTTGGCGTCATCCGGAACGCGGCAATATCCCGCCTGCGGAATTCATCCCCTTGGCCGAAGAAACCGGATTGATCGACGTCATCGGCGATTGGGTTTTGGAAGAAGCCTGTGTCCAGCACCAACGCTGGGGCGAAAACCGTGGTGCAGAAGATCCGATTAATCTGTCGGTGAACTTTTCGCTGTTGCAGATGCAGCGTGACGGTGTGGAAGACCGGGTGTTGAACATCCTCAACCGCACCAAGATGGACCCCAACAACCTCAAGATCGAGATTACGGAATCCATCTTCATGGAAGACATGGACCGCATCAACTCCATACTGACGAACTTGAACAACGAAGGCATCGGCATCGCCATTGACGACTTTGGCACGGGCTATTCGTCACTGCAGTACTTGACCAAGCTGCCCATCACGCACTTAAAAATCGACCGCTCCTTCGTCGGCGACGTGTCCAGCGACGTGGCCGCCCAAGCCATCGTGCAGTCCACCCTTTTGATGGCGCAAAGCCTCGGCATCCAAGTGGTGGCCGAAGGCATCGAAACCATCGACCAAGAAGCGCTATTGAAAGTTCTGAAAGCCGAGTACGGCCAAGGCTACCACTTCTGGCGCCCCATCACGGGCGACGAGTTTGCGGATTTGGTGAATAAGTGA
- a CDS encoding O-acetylhomoserine aminocarboxypropyltransferase/cysteine synthase family protein, translating to MTDSKNPETIGVHAGWRADPTTGSVAVPIHQTTAYQFNSTEHAANLFSLSELGNIYTRLMNPTTDVLEKRVAALEGGVAALAVASGQSATAMAIQNLAKAGDNIVASTDLYGGTFNLFSNTLKDQGIEVRFVDPVDPEGFRAATDDKTRAYYAETLPNPKLRVFPIQEVADIGKEFGIPLIMDNTAAPVLCRPLDHGAAIVMYSATKYLGGHGTSMGGVIVDGGTFDWEGAGADRQPALNTPDPSYHGAVWVEAVKPIGPVAYIIKARTTLLRDLGAAISPFNAFQILQGMETLALRMREHSANTAKVADFLSAHAEVTSVTYPTQQEGEEKRRAEAYMSGGYSGLLGFELKGGKDAGCAFIEALQMFYHVANIGDARSLAIHPATTTHSQLNAEEQLASGVTEGYVRLSIGIEHIDDILADLDQALKAAASA from the coding sequence ATGACCGACAGCAAAAATCCTGAAACCATTGGCGTTCACGCAGGCTGGCGCGCCGATCCGACAACAGGTTCGGTCGCGGTGCCGATCCACCAGACCACGGCGTATCAGTTCAATTCCACCGAACACGCCGCCAACCTGTTTTCCTTGTCGGAATTGGGCAACATCTACACGCGCTTGATGAACCCGACCACGGATGTGTTGGAAAAACGCGTGGCAGCCTTAGAGGGCGGCGTCGCGGCCTTGGCAGTCGCGTCCGGTCAGTCGGCCACGGCGATGGCCATTCAAAACCTGGCCAAAGCGGGCGACAACATCGTGGCGTCGACCGATTTGTATGGTGGAACGTTCAATTTGTTCTCAAACACCTTGAAAGACCAAGGCATCGAAGTGCGTTTCGTGGACCCCGTTGACCCGGAAGGTTTCCGCGCCGCCACGGATGATAAAACCCGTGCGTATTACGCCGAAACCCTGCCGAACCCGAAACTGCGTGTCTTCCCCATCCAAGAAGTCGCCGACATCGGCAAAGAATTTGGCATTCCGCTGATCATGGACAACACCGCAGCCCCGGTTCTGTGCCGTCCGTTGGATCACGGTGCAGCCATTGTCATGTATTCCGCCACCAAGTATTTGGGCGGGCATGGCACGTCCATGGGTGGCGTCATTGTGGACGGCGGTACGTTTGATTGGGAAGGTGCGGGTGCGGATCGTCAGCCAGCGCTGAACACCCCGGACCCCAGCTACCACGGCGCGGTCTGGGTTGAAGCGGTCAAGCCCATCGGCCCGGTGGCCTACATTATCAAGGCGCGCACCACTTTGTTGCGCGACTTAGGCGCGGCCATCAGCCCGTTTAACGCCTTCCAAATCCTGCAAGGCATGGAAACCTTGGCGTTGCGCATGCGCGAACACTCCGCCAATACGGCGAAGGTCGCGGACTTCTTGAGCGCGCATGCGGAAGTGACTTCGGTCACCTATCCGACCCAGCAAGAGGGCGAAGAAAAACGCCGCGCCGAAGCTTACATGTCGGGAGGTTACAGCGGCTTGTTGGGCTTTGAGCTCAAAGGTGGCAAAGACGCCGGCTGCGCGTTTATCGAAGCGTTGCAAATGTTCTACCACGTCGCCAACATCGGCGATGCACGCTCGCTGGCCATCCACCCGGCGACGACGACGCACTCGCAGTTGAACGCTGAAGAACAGCTCGCCAGCGGTGTGACGGAAGGCTACGTGCGCCTGTCCATTGGTATCGAGCACATCGACGATATCTTGGCCGACCTGGACCAAGCGTTGAAAGCAGCGGCTTCGGCTTAA
- a CDS encoding NAD-dependent epimerase, with amino-acid sequence MKVLITGSAGFIGNRVSQRLLERGDEVIGLDNLSPYYDVQLKKDRLAQVIDHENYTEAKFDMADREKMVELFETHKPDGVINLAAQAGVRHSLIAPHDYVDTNLVGFVNILEGCRQCKVKHLVFASSSSVYGTNETMPFTVNDKVDHPISLYAASKRSNELMAHTYSHLFDFPSTGLRFFTVYGPWGRPDMALFLFTKAILAGDPIDVFNHGQMKRSFTYIDDIVEGVIRVLDTPPSPITDATAEQPSNSKTAPFRVFNIGSDEAVSLMRYIEVLEENLGKKAEKNMLPMQPGDVAATWADVDDLKSAVGYQPTTTVEEGVKNFVEWYKGYYGV; translated from the coding sequence ATGAAAGTTCTCATCACGGGCAGCGCCGGTTTTATCGGCAATCGCGTCTCTCAACGTCTTTTGGAGCGCGGCGACGAAGTCATCGGTCTGGACAACTTGTCCCCATACTACGACGTCCAGCTGAAAAAGGATCGCTTGGCCCAAGTCATCGATCATGAGAACTACACCGAAGCCAAATTCGACATGGCGGACCGTGAAAAAATGGTCGAGCTGTTCGAAACCCACAAACCCGATGGCGTCATCAACTTGGCCGCCCAAGCCGGTGTCCGTCACTCGTTGATCGCACCGCACGATTATGTGGATACGAACCTGGTCGGCTTCGTCAACATCTTGGAAGGATGCCGCCAGTGCAAAGTAAAACATCTGGTGTTTGCATCATCCAGTTCCGTCTACGGCACCAACGAAACCATGCCGTTTACGGTAAACGACAAAGTGGATCACCCCATCAGCTTGTATGCAGCGTCCAAACGCTCCAACGAACTGATGGCGCACACGTATTCTCACCTGTTCGACTTCCCGTCCACGGGGCTTCGTTTCTTCACCGTCTACGGCCCGTGGGGGCGTCCGGACATGGCGTTGTTCCTGTTTACCAAAGCGATTTTGGCCGGCGATCCCATTGACGTGTTCAACCACGGTCAAATGAAGCGCTCTTTCACCTACATCGACGACATCGTCGAAGGTGTGATCCGTGTGCTCGACACACCGCCGTCGCCCATCACCGACGCCACAGCCGAACAGCCGTCCAATTCTAAAACGGCACCGTTCCGCGTGTTCAACATCGGATCCGACGAAGCCGTCAGCCTGATGCGCTACATTGAAGTTCTGGAAGAAAACCTGGGCAAAAAGGCCGAGAAAAACATGCTGCCCATGCAGCCCGGCGACGTTGCCGCCACCTGGGCGGACGTGGATGACCTGAAATCTGCCGTTGGCTATCAGCCCACCACCACCGTTGAAGAAGGTGTGAAGAACTTCGTTGAGTGGTACAAAGGGTACTACGGCGTTTAG
- a CDS encoding glycosyltransferase family 4 protein has translation MPKMLITVTEDWAFLSHRVPTAMAARDAGYDVSVVARMRDHRDKIEELGFRTIPWNIKRESQNPLSELSALWDLIRIYRAEKPDASYHVAIKSIMYGSIAARMAGVKRTFNLFSGMGVVFISNSAKFQTVRAAVTPVLRWALKPQTARLQVQNGDDRNILNGLGIATAERTDLIPGSGLDMENFPATGEMDAFAPKAVVVSRMLWDKGIGELAKAARLLKDRGTALDIILVGAPDPANPASISEDQLKAWQDEGLMDWWGRRDDVAEIYKHAHIAVLPSYREGMPRALLEAASIGRPLVAFDTPGCRDLVRDGENGFLVPFQDVEALSDALNKLAKDKTLRQTLGQAARQDVENIYCAEAIRKQLTTIFSR, from the coding sequence ATGCCCAAGATGCTGATCACGGTGACGGAGGACTGGGCCTTCCTGTCTCACCGTGTCCCCACGGCTATGGCGGCCCGGGATGCGGGCTATGACGTGAGCGTCGTGGCGCGCATGCGCGATCACCGGGACAAGATCGAAGAACTCGGCTTTCGCACCATCCCTTGGAACATCAAACGCGAAAGCCAAAACCCGTTATCTGAACTTTCAGCCCTTTGGGATTTGATCCGCATTTACCGCGCAGAAAAACCCGACGCCAGTTACCATGTTGCGATCAAGTCCATCATGTACGGCTCCATCGCTGCACGAATGGCTGGGGTAAAACGAACCTTCAACCTGTTTTCCGGGATGGGGGTCGTCTTTATATCGAACAGTGCGAAGTTTCAAACGGTCCGGGCTGCGGTGACACCTGTTTTGCGCTGGGCTCTCAAACCGCAAACGGCGCGCCTTCAGGTGCAAAACGGCGATGACCGGAACATCCTAAACGGTTTGGGCATTGCAACTGCTGAACGCACGGACTTAATCCCGGGCTCTGGCTTGGATATGGAGAACTTTCCCGCAACCGGGGAAATGGATGCCTTCGCTCCCAAAGCCGTGGTGGTTAGCCGCATGCTGTGGGACAAAGGCATCGGTGAGTTGGCCAAAGCCGCGCGCCTGTTGAAAGACCGCGGCACGGCACTCGACATTATCTTGGTCGGCGCGCCCGACCCAGCCAACCCCGCATCCATCTCCGAAGACCAACTCAAAGCTTGGCAAGACGAAGGCTTGATGGACTGGTGGGGGCGACGCGACGACGTTGCGGAAATCTACAAACATGCCCACATCGCCGTTTTGCCGTCTTACCGCGAAGGCATGCCGCGTGCGTTGTTGGAAGCCGCCAGCATCGGCCGCCCCCTCGTCGCCTTTGACACGCCCGGCTGCAGAGACTTGGTCCGCGATGGCGAAAACGGGTTTTTGGTCCCGTTCCAAGATGTTGAAGCACTTAGCGATGCGCTGAACAAACTGGCCAAGGACAAGACCCTGCGTCAAACCCTCGGCCAAGCTGCACGCCAAGATGTCGAAAACATCTATTGTGCTGAAGCCATTCGCAAACAGCTCACCACGATTTTTTCCCGCTGA